GTAGCGTGGAGTGGCAGAGCCCGATGGCACACCGTGCATCGtccccagggcaggctggcagcccGGTTCTGCCCCAgtggctgcagagctctccCCTGGGCAGCCAGGCACTGCCGGGTCTTCATCTCTTGAATCCCGCCGCTCGGTTCTTGCCTGTTCTGCTTCCTCGCCTGGTGTTCATTAAAAGTTAATGCCTGGCTCTTGGTCTGTGCTGAGGTAATGCCATTCATCTGCTGACGAGCCTTTATAACTTATTGATGCCAACCCAGATGTGCCTGTGTGACCCATTGTCCTGCCCTTGGTCCCACCTCCCTCAGCTGGGCCAATTCCATCAGGTCACACTGGAGGAACGAGTGGGTGAACCGAACCACGTGCAGTGCACTTGGAAAGACCAGTGGGACACCACGCACGTGTGCACGGCTGTCCGTAGCAAGGGGCTGCCTGCTTCACGGACCTCACACCGGCATCATGATGGACCAGCCTGAGAGCTCATCTCAGATGCCAAGCTgggagccctgctctgccctcaaGTTCCCCTCCTAGACCTCAGAGGAGCTTACTCAGCACAAGGATCAGCTGCTCCTTCTAGCAACATGCGAGTACTGCTGCTCCCCGCACTGCAGGTGAGATCAGCTGTGCCCTGAGCAAACCAGGGACACGATCTTGCACGCTTGCGCACAATCCCCTCATCTCAAGTGGCTTCCTGATGCCTCTTGTAACGTGCTGAAGCCTTATTCCCCTGCTGACTACCCCACATCTTACTGCTTCTGTCATTTGTCAAAATTGCCTTCATTCTGCCTTCATCCATCTCTCCCTATGCTGATGCTTTCTCTCTGCTCAGTCTTGAAGACAGCAGCACTCCAGCTTCACTTTCTCCTCTCCTACTGCCTGTCCTAACAGAGATGTCTTTGTTGAGAGGTAAAAGCATCTAAAGGGCCTTTGGCTCTTTCCCGTGCAGACCATCTTCACGCATTCCCACATCTACTAGAAGCATGCGAGGCATTTAATttctccacccacccacccccttctCCACCGCAGCCACTCTTCTCCCGGGCTTCCTTAGCAAAACCGCTCTGCTCGGGCATGTCAGCACGGCGgctggctgccctgcagggTTTCCTCCTTAAGACCAGTAATGACCCAAAGCTGGAAAGGTGAGGGCACGTCAGTAGTCCAAGGGCTGTTGCCTAGGGCTGTTTGGCAGGGTCCGTGTGACAAAGCAGAGCCAACAGCTGAGAAACACCTACTGGCACAGTCTCCACAGAGTGcaagtattaaaatatattcctaAATAACTGGGTGCAAAATACAGATCTGAGCAGACATAAATTGATGAGCTGAATTAGGCATCCCTTGAGAAGGCAGAATTAACATGATTTAGATCAATGCAATGCTTACTAGATTATTTACTTTTCAAGCATTTTCTCCTAACTATTGAGGGATTTGTTAATTTAACTTACAGCAAATGCATCCCAATTTTCTTGGTGAACTGTTGATCTTGAATTTGACTagtgaaaatctgttttccaaaaCCTGTGGAGTAGAGCTGTCTGATGGATTGAGGCTGCAACGCACAACTGGAGTGTTCATCCAGATGGTCAGAGAAGATCACAAAACACAGACCAGCCTCTGACACAAGACGCTGAAGCGAGATGAATTTCTTGGAAATACGCTCTTCTACACCTTAAAATAGCACAGGCTGTCCTATTCCTTCCCATGTGCTGGAGGGTATCAGTGCAGAACTGCAAAACATTCTACATTTGACTGAAGCTAATTTAgctttcattttacaaaaaacaCACTAATCCCCCCCCCCATCTTAAAAAGAATACACTTCCTGCTCAGTTAACTCTGTGTggcaggaagaaattcttcctttgtatttttagCAGCAAATACTAGCTACCAGGCACCAAAGTTTCACGCTACATTCTACAACACTTTCCCAAAATGGCTAGGTCTCTTGATCCCCAATTGGGGGATGAAAGAACTGCAGTTCTATAGATCCAACAAAGCAATCTCACCGATTAAGCGCTTTGGGAACTAAGCGCAGGGCAGCACGACACATCCCAAAGCAGCCAGGagtaaaacaaagtaaaagcCAGGCAGAATGAAAAAGGCTCGTGTCTCAGGCTCTCCCCTTGAAGCTTTGTAAGTCTCTTCCACATACACTGCATTCAGAAGTACTCAAAGCAACCTCGGAAAATAGGCTTGAGTCTAGCTCTGTGCAAAAGCACACCGAGAGCAGAACCTGCGCAGAGGAATAATGACTGGCTTATGTTCTTTCTAGGCAATGGTGGAAGAGTGCAGGAGGATGCATTTGATGACACTCTCTAACCTGAATCCAGAGGTAAGCCCCTAAAATGAAAGAGTTTCTTCATGCacaatttggttttaaaaaaaaacaaacacacacacaactttACTTTCAGTaacaatataatttatttttgaaagtaaataaatCCACCTTTAATTATGTGATGGTTCTggcaaagagaagcagcaggtaCAGTTGgtgaagtattttcatttgagCTGAATTTCACACAGCTCCATGCAGATACAGTGCCAGAAACTTCTTGAATGTGTCTGGCTGAAAGCCATATATTCCAGCGggcttctgcagagaaaaagacaTGGATGCTCAGTTTGCAGTGAAGTGATTAATGTAGACAAACAACGGCTTTAAATATGCTTAAACAAGACTTCAGACGCGGTAGCTTCCAAATTGCGCTCTCCCTCCCCAGATCGGTGTGTGTGCGGGTACTTCCACTGGTATATATAAACCTCAGCCGGCAGAAACCCTTTGCCCATCAAACTGAAGACGCCCTCCCAGCGTTACCGGGGCTGACAGCACTGTGCTCTATTTACTCCACAGCAAAGCTGACAGTTGCATGTAAGCACTTCCTTCATCAGAGCACGAGCTGATTTTAAACAAGCATATCATGAGACGGTAGATTACAGATGGGGCTATCTTCATGCAGGAGTTCATATTAAACCCGGCATGCGGTTTGCATGCTACGTGGTACATCGGCACAACAAACACTCCCTGTCAGGAACACCTGCTTAAGTAAGAATGAGGCCAGTGCCTGTGTCAGGTCCCTTCAGCTGGTTTAAAACCTGAGCTGCAGCTCTACGGCAGCTCTCAAACCTCCAGCAGAGGTGAAAGGGCAGCATTTCCAGCACCATTTCCCAAATTCTGCTTACCACAACAACTCTCTTCTTGACTTCTGGGATACACTGGGCTTTTTCATACAGATTCTGATCAGAGTCAATCCAGACTAGATTTTTTATACCATCATTAGAGACAAGGTCTGTTGTATTTAACTGGAACACCATGAACTGGAATTGCTGGCCATCTGTGCCAATGCTTTGCACCACTACTGGCTGCTCCAAAACCTTGGGATCATTCTAGGAAAGAAGGTGGAGGGGGGGAAAATGTTTAAGAAGGCAGCTACTACAGAAATTGTATGAGTACTTGCTGATTCTGCATCTTCTACTCGGTTTAAAGCCAAGATTTTAATAAACGTATTGTTACCTTGCCCAGAAAATTACTCTAGTCAAACAAGTTTTGAATgtagattttgtattttaattaaaattcttccTTCAGCCAGCAATGAAGAATCAATTTACATACTGAACTGTGGGATGGGTTAAGAGTTTTACAGTTGAACTTGCTCCCCAGTTCCTACCCATTACCACTCCAGTGCATGTCACATCACGAACACGCTCATTGCTGAGCGACGGTTTTCTGGATCAGCAGACATCAGTAACCATACCTGAAGGTTAGAGTTAGACCTCTGGACCGGGAAGCTCAGATCTGAAAACTACTGTAACATGCCACAGCAAGGGAACTTCACGACTCTTTCCACTAGCTGCAGCACTAGAGAAAGAACAAAGGCCGAGCAAGTCAGCAGCAGCCTCCAATACGTACCCCGTACAGCACCTTAGCCTTTGCCAGCGCATTGCCAAAAGCAAACATCAGCATTTTAGCACGAAGTTGTTCTGGTCTGAACCTGTTAGTACGAATGTTGGCCGATTCCAGGAAGAACAGAGTGTGAGGATGAGGGTACGGATAACCATCTCTAAAACCTAAATGGCAGATAATCATGTCAGAAATCGCTCAGTGAGAGACTGCACAACCCATGTTTTCTCCCATACCTTCAGGAACGGTTAAAAGTAATTTGCTGGGATTTAAGTTCTCCTCCACAGTCCTACTTCAGCCACAACATACTCACCCGCCACAGGTCTGGCGTGCTTGCACTGCAGACCCTGTGCCAGGCTCCTCTTCCCCTCATTCCCATACACTCGCTACCCACACAGGTGTCTCACAGAAGGGGAAGGACTCCAGGTTAACCTGAACACTTAAGTCTGACAGAAAATTATTATCTATGGCGAGATTTACCTGTATCGTTGAGCTCTTTGTACACATGCACTTCCTGAAGATCAATTGTAGGAGAGATGGGATAAAAAGTCTCCAGAACGTGTTCTGCAGTGGCCACTATCTCCTCCTTGGAGGCTACTGGTGGTATTGGGGTCATAGAGTTCATAAGTATTCCATTCAGGCCGCGGACCTGAAGGAGAGTGGATCCTGGGGAGGGAAATTAGGCTACAATCAAACACTGCTGAAATAAGATCAGGGAAAGACATATGTTTCCTTTTGGGCAGCAGCATTCTAGCAAGTCATTGTCCTGCAAGGCTCGCTCTCTTCCTCTCACCTTCAAACTCATCTTAAATAGTAGCTCAGCTGCAGGTTCTTCTTCTAAAATACCAATGTTAATTACTGATGTTAGTTTCTTAACTAAATATACTCAGAAAAAGATCAGTACGGATTTTGgacataaaaaaccccaaacccaaaccaatcaGTTCTAAGAACCGGTTCTCTTCTCCCACCATCTTGTCGATATTGTTTAACACCCTAATAATGTCCTCGGGGCAAGTATCCTGCCATCATCCAAGGCTGCCCATGCTTACAGCActactttaaactgaaagaattaCTTGGTTCCAGAAATTGTTTCATTTGCTCTAAGTCCTCAGCCTTAAAGCTAGCAGCTTTGTTACCCCTCATATTAATGAAAACAGATAAACCCTTCCACCACAGAAGCAACTAACCTCTTTCCCACATAGCTGCTACCTTGTAGTTTCTAGCCAACATTCTTTTAGTTAGAGAAGGGTACTTCGCAGACATTAACCGACATAAATGCACCAAGTCTTCAAACAGTACTGGGCTTTAaaatgaggagagaaaaaaaaccaagttaTATAAAAACCACAATCATAATGGCAGGCAGATGCTTCTGGGACATGAATGCTCTAATGTTACTGTATGCAAAACATACAATAGCATAATGTTTCCAAACAGTTAACACAGATTTTGGATTAATATCCCACACACCAATCCTTTTCCAAGTTGGCAGAGGTAATGCTTACCAttagttatttaaaaaactgaCATTGCACATCAGTTAGAAGTAGACCTCAAGCTGAAACAGACTGCGGCCTGTGAGGAGCTTTAACGAAGAGTATGTGTTTACATTGGTCCTAGTATCAATACTCAGAACCGGGGCTTGGTTTTTCGTGttcctgttgtttgttttacaagTTGACAACCTGATACAAAGCCTGCAGCAGTTGAATCTCTCCTCAACAATAGACTTTAAGTATGAATCTTCTTTGCAGTGCTAAAATCCCTGGTTCTTAAGTCACCTGCTTGACGACCGGCTTATCCTAAAGCCATAACCACGCAGCAGAATGGTCTTCCCTGTGACTGAGGACTTACCAATAATACTCTCTCCTGGGAACAACTTCTGTCGTGTGCCAGAGCCGTGCATGTGAGACTGCACGCTTTACCCCCTCCTCATAGTCCTCCAGCTGGTGAGCCGGGTTGTCAAGGATGCTCAGCACCGATGGTGGCAAACCTTCCACCAGCTTCGTCTTGGTGAGCCACTGCGCTTGCCGCACTCcttgaaacaaaacccaagagcAGAGGTGTTAGGGagcccggggggcagcgggccgGCAGCGCCCTTAGGCGGGGCAGGCCGTTCCCCGGCCGGGTTTATGGGCTGTGTAAGGAGAAGCCCTGGCTGGCGGAGGAGGGCAGGTGCTTGCACAGGccgcgctggggcagggggcccgggccggggccggggcaggccgGCCGGTACCTTCCAGCAGGCGGGCGCGCTGGTGGCAGATGTAGCAGCTGCGCTCCTTGTAGAGCGGCATGTCCTCGTAGCGCGGCCCCCGCGAGTGCCAGCGGTCATGCCAGCCGCGGTCCCAGCGTGGGAAGCGCggccgggccaggccgggcATGAAGTGCTGCCGCCCCGCGTACGTGATAGTGTCCAGCTCCACCTGCTCCCGCACCGGCCGCCGCTCCACCCGCTGGGCCAGCACCTCCGGCGGCGGCCCGCGGGTGGTCCAGGGCGTCCGCGGCAGCGGCCCGCGgtggcggcgcggcgcggcacGGGTGAGGATGCCGCGGGTGAGggcgccgcggccccgcgccgccgccgccgccgccgccacccgcCTCAGCACCACGAGCCCCGCCGCCATCCTGCCGCCCCTTCAGCACCCGCCCGCCGCCATCTTGGCGCGCGCGGCAcggcgggagcgcggcggggtAGCTCACgcctccctgccccctcccctcccgggTGACTGACGGCGACGGCGACCAATGGCGAGTCGGCACCCCCGCCGTCAGGGAGGGTCGGCAAATTGCCCGGCGGCGGTGTCTTGCCGGGTGGGGCGGGGCGGTGGGTGAAGGGCAGGTGTCATGTTGGTAAGTCAGGAGGCGGGCGGGGAAAGCAGCTCCGCTCCCGCAGGGGTGGGGGTAGTTGAGAGACCGGCCCTTGGCGGGCGGCTGAGGGGCCGCTGGccgctgtgtggggctgggccCGTGTACGCGCAGTGAGCGCTCGAAACTCCGTGAGTGTGGTCAGCCCCgagccgggggggccgggggtccCTCTGTGTCGCCTGCGGAGGAGCTGAGGGGGCTCGGGGCCCGGAGCCGGGGCCGCCTATCCCACTGGCTCCCCCACTGTGGAAGGCCGGGCCGCCGCCTCCTGGttcccttctccccctgccGCGGTTAGAACACGCTTGTGTTGCGGGGGTGAAGGTCAGTTAATTAATTCACCTTGAAAATGAAGCTGCTCTAAGTGCTAAGTGTTCTCTTCCTCAGCTTTGTCAGCCGTGGCTTGTAATTTCCTCTGAACCGCCTTTTGTGCAACCGCGTGGGGAACAGCGTTAAGCCTCGTGTAGGAATAGCAAAGCCACCAGAAGTGTGTGTCAtggtgggggtttggggggtgtTCGGTAGGTACAACTCAAAAGGAAGGGGTGTAAAGGATAAAAATGGCACTGCTAGTGTTTCATGCCCtcttttgtgtgtctgtgtttaaAGCCAGACTCAAATCCCCTCATAACGGGAGCGTGTGTTTGCCTGTAGGCTCGGCTCTGAAGCCCACCTTGAGCTTGCCGCCCTCCCTCCATTTTAAAGCTGTGCTCTGTCAGGCCGCATCTCCGTTGGGTTCTGTCACTCCTTCTCACGGGCCGAGCAGCAGATTTATAAGATGTTTCTGCTCCGCGTGACCAAGCTGCGCTTTTGTAGGAAATCACCGCAGCAGAACGAGCAGCATGAGGGTgcgcctgctgctgctgctggaggtggcttTGGCTGGGCAGCCTGCCTGAGATTGGGCTGGGGTCTGCTGTGGAGCTCTGGGCTGCGACGTCTGGCATTCCTGTGCCAGGCAACGCAGAGGCATTGAACACTTGAGCAAAAATGGAGTGTTGGAGGCACCAGATCTGCTCAcaggttttcagtttttcccagTTCCCAGAGATACACATGCAAGATGCTTGAGAGAGATTTTCTTAGTCCTTCTCCAAATAATGCTCAGCTGATGAGCACGTGCTGCTCTTCATTGTACTGTTTTTGATGCGGGGCTTATGTTTTGCAGACAATGAGTGGAAATGAGCACGACTGGCTGGCTCTCAAACCCCAGGAACCTTCTCCATCCCAGTGCTGCGGCAGCGGCTGCAAACCCTGCATCTATGATGTGTATGAGAAGGAGCTTGCACAATGGGAGAGggccaaagcaaagcaagacaaaagCCTTCTCATAGAAAAGAAGGAGCAGGTCAATTTATCTTTATCGCATCCTAGAGCCTGTGCTTTGATCGTACTTGTTAGCGTGTGGGGTTGTGGTGATGGGCGAGGGAAGCAGCAATAGATTAAAGTGGTGCCTTAAGAGAAGGCTGTAAACGCAATTCCCCAAACTCTGCCTTCGCAGCCACCCTCCCCCTTGCCCGCTCTCTCCCTGCTGTAATGTTATTTTCCAAGTGTCGAGTTCGCCCTGGTGTCGCATTACAGCCCTGGGTATGCAGCTTCTCCTTGCCTGGGGTACCCCAGCCAGCCTCTCTGGAAAGTGGGAATAGGTGAAAGGTACAAAGAATCACAATTTTCTCTGACAGTTTCCTTGGAGAAGCTGTGTTTTCCTGacctttttcaggttttttcctgaTTGTTACACTCTTACGCTGAGGATGAAAAAAGCTGCATTGTGCGTGGTGGAGTAGTTGTCTTCAGAGCATAATTTTTAAGCTTGTCGGTGCCCTTTTACATAGGATTAACTATGCCGGGTCAAGCAAAAATGATCGGTGTTGAAACAGCTAACAATATTTCCTATTCACAGTGGTCATCAGTAGGTTTGAAAGTTGCCCCCAGAGCAGCGCTCAGCTCTTTTAGGAGCATTATCTCTGTTTGTTTCCAAACGTGAGAAGATGATTGCAATGAGTCATAATAGGATGACCTTGTTCTGAGGTgtaaaaattgtaatttaaaaaagggGAGCAAGGGGGGAAATGCAGGATCCCAAAGTGTGTGCCGTGGAACATGATAATGAATCAGCAGAGAGCTGAAATTTGCGCTGGGCCCCAGTATTTAATACACGTTCTTCTGGAGTCCTGAGTATCTCTGGCACTAAATGAGCACACACGTTtgcttccaaagaaaaatgaaataataaaaggcACCATCTAACCAAGTAATTATTTATTGTTGTTCTTGCAGAGCAATAATTCAGAACTGAATCCAGATACATTTACTGCATTCAGCATAAGCTCGGTGGAGCAGCTAACAGAGGACACCTACCAGTACAAATTTGAATTACCGGGAAATAGCAGTCTGCGATTGAGTTTAGGACAACATATCGTGTTAAGGTATTGTTCTCTGTGCTAGTTAAACAGTCTGCATTATGTAACCTAATACGTAGGTTTTCGTCAATAGACAAAGGCTTCATACCAGGCAAATCATAATTTCTATACCTCCGCAGTGACACAGATGAAAGAACTTGTGAGCTTGCTAGCTCTACTAATTTTATGGTAAAAGCCATtccaaagctgtatttttattcagcATTATCCTTGCGTCGGTGGGTCAGAAAGAACTAGGTGTGATTAAGAAAATCcatttgcagaaagaaagacTCAAAGAATAGATGCTACAACAGATGATTTACTCCAGCATGTTGGAATGAAGACAATGAGCTGCACTTACCCCAGTGCTTGATATTTTATGCCCTGTATTTTGGGGTAACTCAGCCCTGGGGGTGTAGCCCCGAGTGTCCAGGCATTTCCTGACTGATTTCTGGCAAAACAACCCTCCTGTGTAGTTTATTGCTTGCCCAAAACAGGCCACTTGGGAAAAGTTTATGTCTCTGTCAGCCATCTGTGGTGATCATTGCCGCATAGAAAAAGTCATGTTATGATGCCATTGATCTGTATCTGTTGACGTTATTTGTACGTTAACAGCTGATGTATACGGCTGGCTGGCTACTGAAAATACACGCTTCTCCCTTCAGCCATCTCTCATaatgcagcagaggaaaaggttCGGTCACTTCAATCAATTACCATAGTCAGTAGTAAAGAGTGGGGTGGATGTATGCTATGGAGAGAGACGACTTACAGGAAAATACAGTGTATATTGACAAAACCTCAGGTCAAGGCTGTCCCCTAGCTTTCATTATTGAATTAGGAGATGCTGTctgaacacagaaacagaaagtagATCCCAGCCCAAAAGGGGTAGCAAACTTAATTGTGAaagcattttctctcccctttgcCACTCTTGTGTGTTGGCCGTTTCTCACAAAACAGCTCAAACATCCTTCTAGGGGTGTGTCCAAGAGCTGAATCGTGGTACAGCTGGGGCCaccaccaggaaaacaaaaggtgCATTTAGCGTTTATGTTCCCTCTGGATTTTTACCTCTGGAAGGGAAATGTTTTGCATCTGTGCACAGGCTGGGCCACTGGGAAGAGACCTGCTGCCTCCCTCATCTCCCCAGAGAACTGCAGAAGTTTGGTAATACCCGTCAATGACCCAAGTCACAGTGGGTTCCTGTATTTCTCTTCTCAGAGGAGTGGTGAATGGTTTGGAGGTCCAGCGAGCCTATACTCCGATTAGGAATGCAGAAGGTTACTTTGAAGTTTTAATGAAAGTAAGTAAGCCTGTACAGTATGGATTAGAGTCTAAGGTGCCAGggactgttttcttctggaacCAGGCACGCTGTCAGCACTTCAAGTGAGACTCTCTCAAATCCCTCATGGACTGTTCCCGTGTTGTTTTGAAGCAGTTGTGCTTTGCTGATAAAAATTGTAGTTTTCCccacaaaactgaaagcagaggaaagtgACACACAAACAAGTGCTTTGTGGCATAAGCCCTCCCTGTTAAGCGCTTGGGAGAGCCTCTTGGGAGCCCAGCAGTCACCAGTGCAGAAAGAGGTGCCCATTCAACTTCCCtgatttcattttgtcttttcagtcTCTTTGAAGTCTCACCCAGTTGTCAGCCCAGTTGAAGCACTGATTTTGGGAAGTCTTTGCTCAACCCTTACCCTCCCCCCTGTATTTTACTTTAAGAATgcacctcagaaaaaaaagccagtttaGTTAAAAATGTTGATATACGCTAGGCAGCTGTTTCCGGTttgtgggcaggggtctggAGCTGCCTGAGTCTGAGAGGGTCCCCATGGCAGAGAGGTGACCCACAGGCACAGGCTGCACTTCTTGGGGTGACAGAGTCCCATTTTGTATGGATGTTCTGGCCCTTCTGGAGGCCACCACAAAATACTGGTTGAATTCAAAAGAGTTTTATAGGAGAACTTGACTAGAAATTTGTCTGAAGAAAGTCTGCAAGGCCCTCATAAGTGATTACTTTGGTGAATATCGatttgaagaaaatttttcCGATACTGCGTTAGTATGTCACTAGTGATGCCTCAGGGCAGACACAGACTTCAGTATAGGTGTGAAATTCAGAGGGCTGGGTATCCCAGGTGGCTTGCAGAGAATGACTGCTTGTCATCCACCTGTCTTCCAGGATTTCACATTTTTGGGGTTTATTATGCATTATATGTTCAAACACAAATGCTGTTCTTTAGAAAAGCATACAGCTTCTATAGGACACCTGTGGGAGGGTCATTTCACCATTCTTGTGGCAATTGGTGTGTGGTAGGGGAGAGAAATGCTGCATTTGAGTTGTGTTAATAGGATACGTTCACAGGATGACTGTGAAATTTCACGTATACTTGCTTATTACTCACAGGTTTTGCATTtcaataataatagtaatgattGTAATGATACCTTTCCTTTATATAGAACCTTTCATCCCAAAGGGAGCTATAGTTATTCTCTGGCAGTGACAAAAGCGGTTGGTAACACCCAGTGCAAAGCAGCCATTTTTATAACTCACTCTGTAGGTTGTGGTATATTTCACACTATTCAGGCAATTTTGGAAAGtactgtattattattattattactatgcAATCCAAGCACTGTTCAGACCCTTCTGTGTCTTGTTATTATAGCATTGCATTTGTGATACTACAGTTAAGAGTGAGGGAGTTGCCATTTACAGACCATAACCCTCTTTTTGAGTGATTTTATAATGTTAGGGTTTCTCTCTATGTAAGACTGGGTGTAGAAGTTTTCCCCTAggagataattatttttttctttttatttagaaaaattcattttaaaccCACTCAATCACTTCTCACTTCAATTTTTGGAAGTAATTTTGGTCAAAGAAGGATTGTTTTAGTTTCCATTACTTTGGTCCATTGGGAATAGGTAGTAAGTGGGGCggaattttctgcttttgcgTTGGGTTTCTGTATATATTTGAAGAAAGTACGTATAAAATACTGCTCCTTTGATGCAACTGCATACTCTTTGCGTGAGACTTGGTACCTGCCCAGAGCCCTCTGAACATGTTTCTGACAGTAACTCAGAGCCTGGATGTGTGTATGTTACACATTTAGCTTGTGAGTGTAACAACTGGTGCTAATAGTTCTTCATACTTCAGGTATCTTACTTAAGTGCAGTTGTTAGGAGGGGAGGAGCATCTGCACTCTTTATTAGCTGACATTGCTTGCAAGCATGATCACTCACTTTTTCTTGGCTTCGTTGTGGTTCACCAATTTTGTTTGCCTGCAGTGCAGCTTGGTGGCCAGCCAAGGCACTGGGGTGTGCAGCTGGGCTTCTGTCCAATGTGTGTGCAGAAAATACCCCAAAACACACTTCCTTTGTATGGGTTAGAGTCTTCGAAGGCTTAAATCACATCCCATCTTTTGACCTCTGgttgtgttgctttttctcaggCTTATCGATGGCATCACCTCTGTGCGGGACCAGCTGTCTGCCACAGCTGTTGGGCTTATCTGCTCTTGCTCTTTGGACTAGCCCTTATTCTCTGGTCAGATCCCATGGTCTGTGGCTATTCTTCTGCTGACATTTGTTCTCGTTAACCATAAAGTGGTTATACATAGGTGGCTTAGATATACATACAGCACATAGCAACAAGACTGCTTGGATAAGCCCTTCATTTTCCAGCCTCTCCTTGCTTC
Above is a window of Falco biarmicus isolate bFalBia1 chromosome 11, bFalBia1.pri, whole genome shotgun sequence DNA encoding:
- the MRPL37 gene encoding 39S ribosomal protein L37, mitochondrial; the protein is MAAGLVVLRRVAAAAAAARGRGALTRGILTRAAPRRHRGPLPRTPWTTRGPPPEVLAQRVERRPVREQVELDTITYAGRQHFMPGLARPRFPRWDRGWHDRWHSRGPRYEDMPLYKERSCYICHQRARLLEGVRQAQWLTKTKLVEGLPPSVLSILDNPAHQLEDYEEGVKRAVSHARLWHTTEVVPRREYYCPVLFEDLVHLCRLMSAKYPSLTKRMLARNYKVAAMWERGSTLLQVRGLNGILMNSMTPIPPVASKEEIVATAEHVLETFYPISPTIDLQEVHVYKELNDTGFRDGYPYPHPHTLFFLESANIRTNRFRPEQLRAKMLMFAFGNALAKAKVLYGNDPKVLEQPVVVQSIGTDGQQFQFMVFQLNTTDLVSNDGIKNLVWIDSDQNLYEKAQCIPEVKKRVVVKPAGIYGFQPDTFKKFLALYLHGAV
- the LOC130156795 gene encoding NADH-cytochrome b5 reductase-like isoform X4, which encodes MLTMSGNEHDWLALKPQEPSPSQCCGSGCKPCIYDVYEKELAQWERAKAKQDKSLLIEKKEQSNNSELNPDTFTAFSISSVEQLTEDTYQYKFELPGNSSLRLSLGQHIVLRGVVNGLEVQRAYTPIRNAEGYFEVLMKCYEAGLMSQYIKTWKKGDMVFWRGPFGGFPYRPNKGHFISVAARRN